Proteins encoded within one genomic window of Methanosarcina barkeri str. Wiesmoor:
- the aspS gene encoding aspartate--tRNA(Asn) ligase translates to MSLAKLRTHYTADVKPEKVDNGQKITLAGWVHEVRDLGGICFVVLRDREGKAQVTLVKKKIDKELFDAARRLVRESVISVTGSVKFEEKAPNGYELLPEEITVLNVANSPLPMDTTGKVEAELDTRLDSRFIDLRRAETTAVFKIRHQALQATREYFVQNGFIETATPKVVATATEGGTALFPITYFDREAFLNQSPQLFKQILMSGGFDRVFEIGPIFRAEEHDTRRHLNEATSIDVEVSFADHFDVMEILENLVAYVYAQVIEKCKPSLETLGIELKVPKTPFLKLTYNEVIEIINARSEEKMHWGDDLGTFGEHIVGNYVYETTGESHYFIIDWPTEIKPFYAMPYEDRPEYSKSFDMMHRTMELSSGAQRIHIPDLLKSRIESQGLNPEGFEFYLKAFEYGMPPHAGWGMGCERFIMTMLGTENIRDTVLFPRDRRRLSP, encoded by the coding sequence ATGTCATTAGCAAAACTTAGAACACATTATACAGCCGATGTTAAACCCGAAAAAGTTGATAACGGTCAGAAAATTACTTTGGCAGGCTGGGTCCATGAGGTAAGAGACCTCGGCGGAATCTGTTTTGTAGTACTTCGAGACCGGGAAGGAAAGGCTCAGGTCACTCTAGTAAAGAAAAAGATCGATAAAGAGTTGTTTGATGCTGCAAGAAGGCTTGTCCGCGAGTCGGTAATTTCAGTAACCGGCTCCGTTAAATTCGAAGAGAAAGCTCCGAACGGATACGAGCTGCTTCCTGAGGAAATCACTGTCCTGAATGTTGCAAATTCTCCATTGCCAATGGATACTACAGGCAAGGTGGAAGCTGAACTTGATACCAGATTGGACTCACGGTTCATTGACCTCAGGCGGGCCGAGACTACTGCGGTTTTTAAGATAAGGCATCAGGCTCTCCAGGCTACAAGGGAATACTTTGTACAAAACGGATTTATCGAAACTGCAACCCCAAAGGTAGTAGCAACTGCAACCGAGGGCGGCACTGCACTTTTCCCAATCACTTACTTTGACAGGGAAGCTTTTTTGAACCAGAGTCCTCAGCTCTTCAAACAAATCCTTATGAGCGGTGGTTTTGACAGGGTCTTTGAGATTGGCCCCATTTTCAGAGCCGAAGAGCACGATACCCGCAGGCACTTGAACGAAGCTACTTCTATTGATGTCGAGGTCAGCTTTGCAGACCATTTTGACGTGATGGAAATTCTCGAAAACCTTGTGGCTTACGTTTATGCCCAGGTTATTGAGAAGTGCAAGCCTTCCCTTGAAACGCTAGGTATTGAGCTCAAAGTCCCAAAAACTCCTTTCCTTAAGCTTACCTATAATGAAGTCATCGAGATCATAAACGCCCGCTCGGAAGAGAAAATGCACTGGGGAGACGACCTAGGCACATTCGGAGAGCATATTGTGGGCAATTACGTCTACGAGACTACAGGAGAATCTCACTATTTCATTATTGACTGGCCGACTGAGATTAAACCCTTCTATGCCATGCCTTATGAGGACAGGCCGGAGTACAGCAAGTCGTTTGATATGATGCACCGCACAATGGAACTCTCCTCAGGAGCTCAGCGTATCCATATTCCGGATTTGCTTAAGAGCCGGATAGAATCACAGGGCCTCAACCCTGAAGGCTTTGAGTTCTACCTTAAAGCTTTCGAATATGGCATGCCTCCTCATGCAGGCTGGGGCATGGGCTGTGAACGTTTTATCATGACCATGCTCGGAACCGAGAATATCAGGGACACTGTACTCTTCCCCAGGGACAGGAGAAGACTTTCTCCCTGA
- the rpiA gene encoding ribose 5-phosphate isomerase A, whose protein sequence is MTERNISTDSPEKRAAGIAASRMVESGMVVGLGTGSTVAYTIKELGRRVRDEGLEILGVVTSYQSETLAIEAGIPLTTLAQHSELDIAIDGADQVDSKLHAIKGGGAAHTREKIVSASARRFLVVADESKTSTQLDKPIPVEVLPFAKTLVIKKIKQLGGKPEPRLALRKDGPVITDNGNFVLDANFGVINDPEGLALQLSSIPGVVEHGIFSNVDELYIGKKDGSVEIVKK, encoded by the coding sequence ATGACAGAAAGAAATATATCTACCGATTCCCCGGAAAAACGTGCGGCTGGCATCGCTGCATCTCGGATGGTAGAATCGGGAATGGTTGTGGGACTTGGAACGGGCTCAACAGTTGCATATACGATAAAAGAACTCGGCAGGCGGGTCAGGGACGAAGGTCTCGAAATTCTGGGTGTTGTTACCTCATACCAGTCTGAAACGCTTGCCATCGAAGCCGGCATCCCTCTGACCACCCTTGCCCAGCATTCGGAACTGGACATCGCCATTGATGGAGCAGACCAGGTCGATTCGAAGCTGCACGCAATCAAAGGTGGGGGAGCTGCCCATACAAGGGAAAAGATAGTATCGGCGTCTGCAAGACGTTTTCTGGTCGTAGCTGACGAATCAAAAACGAGCACCCAGCTTGATAAACCTATACCGGTTGAGGTTCTTCCCTTTGCAAAAACTCTTGTGATTAAAAAAATAAAGCAATTGGGAGGAAAGCCTGAGCCGAGGTTAGCTCTGAGAAAAGACGGCCCTGTGATAACTGATAATGGAAACTTTGTACTTGATGCAAATTTCGGCGTAATAAACGATCCAGAAGGTCTGGCCCTTCAACTATCTTCAATTCCTGGAGTTGTTGAGCATGGAATATTTTCCAATGTGGACGAACTCTATATCGGGAAAAAAGATGGATCAGTGGAGATAGTCAAGAAGTGA
- the thsA gene encoding thermosome subunit alpha, with translation MEKGGQPIIIIDPKKEETKGKEALSMNIAAAKAVASIVKSTLGPRGMDKMLVNPIGDITITNDGATILHDMSIEHPAAKMVAEVAESLESSAGDGTTSAVVFTGNLLEKAEDLIESGVHPTVVVKGYRLAAEKAVEILESLAISTAENEKEKLLEVAKTSITGKASEKYGRLIAELCVDAALSIRERGVVDLKDVILSKDVGGKIEDTEFVEGIVIDKVALDKEFPLRIENPAIALIDAPMEIAKTANKAKLQINAYGDLEDFVKQEEEALFEMADYIIRAGANAVFCSKGMDDKIAAYLQNRGIYATRRVKNEDMQHLVDATGGRPIRNIKELTQKELGHAGLLEQDRDGDQGKTYLRECKGAKSVSIVIKGGTEHIVDNLERAIDDALRVVKCAIEDGRIVAGGGASEVEVALELRAYAPGIGGREQMAIRAFADALEEIPRTIARNAGLDAINTIVNLRAKHTENKNAGLNVNTGAAEDMLKKGIVDPLRVKVNSVKAGSEAAVMVLRVDDMLRAQRADMQDVKPEHMASTYDGMSAPALNMRR, from the coding sequence ATGGAAAAAGGTGGCCAGCCAATCATAATAATAGATCCTAAAAAAGAAGAGACAAAGGGAAAAGAAGCGCTCAGCATGAACATCGCGGCTGCAAAGGCAGTGGCCAGTATAGTCAAAAGCACGCTTGGACCGAGGGGAATGGACAAGATGCTTGTCAATCCTATCGGGGATATCACAATCACAAATGACGGTGCAACCATTTTACATGATATGTCCATTGAGCACCCAGCAGCCAAGATGGTGGCCGAAGTTGCAGAGTCACTTGAAAGCTCGGCTGGGGACGGGACTACAAGTGCTGTCGTATTCACAGGCAATCTGCTGGAAAAAGCAGAAGACCTTATTGAGAGTGGAGTCCACCCGACAGTTGTTGTCAAGGGGTACAGGCTTGCAGCCGAGAAGGCTGTTGAAATTTTAGAGAGCCTGGCAATCTCAACTGCCGAGAATGAAAAGGAGAAGCTTTTAGAAGTTGCCAAAACCTCTATTACGGGCAAAGCTTCTGAAAAGTACGGTCGTTTGATTGCGGAGCTCTGCGTGGATGCTGCGCTCTCAATTCGTGAAAGGGGAGTAGTTGACCTTAAAGACGTTATTCTTTCAAAAGATGTCGGCGGCAAGATAGAAGATACCGAATTTGTTGAAGGCATTGTAATAGACAAGGTCGCTCTGGATAAAGAATTCCCTCTCAGAATTGAGAACCCTGCAATTGCTTTGATTGATGCCCCTATGGAGATCGCTAAGACCGCAAACAAAGCAAAACTTCAGATAAACGCATATGGTGATCTTGAGGATTTTGTAAAACAGGAAGAAGAAGCCTTATTCGAAATGGCAGACTATATCATCAGAGCAGGGGCAAATGCGGTTTTCTGTTCCAAAGGCATGGATGACAAGATTGCAGCCTACCTGCAAAACCGGGGAATTTATGCAACCCGCAGGGTTAAGAACGAAGACATGCAGCACCTTGTAGACGCCACAGGCGGCAGGCCTATCCGCAATATCAAAGAACTGACCCAGAAAGAACTCGGGCACGCCGGGCTTCTTGAACAGGACCGGGACGGCGACCAGGGCAAGACCTATCTCAGAGAGTGTAAGGGTGCAAAATCCGTATCCATTGTCATCAAGGGCGGTACAGAACACATAGTTGACAACCTTGAACGCGCAATTGACGATGCCCTCAGGGTAGTAAAATGTGCCATAGAAGACGGCAGGATAGTTGCAGGTGGCGGGGCTTCTGAGGTTGAAGTCGCACTTGAGCTTCGGGCATATGCTCCCGGTATAGGTGGGCGTGAACAGATGGCAATCAGGGCTTTTGCAGATGCTCTCGAAGAAATCCCGAGGACAATTGCCAGAAACGCAGGTCTGGACGCTATCAACACAATAGTGAACCTCAGGGCAAAGCATACCGAAAACAAAAACGCAGGCCTGAACGTCAATACCGGTGCTGCTGAAGATATGCTCAAAAAAGGCATTGTTGATCCTCTCAGGGTTAAGGTCAACTCTGTCAAAGCCGGTTCTGAAGCCGCAGTGATGGTGCTTCGTGTGGATGATATGCTTCGCGCACAGCGCGCCGACATGCAGGACGTAAAACCCGAGCACATGGCAAGCACTTATGATGGCATGTCAGCTCCTGCACTTAATATGCGCAGGTAA
- a CDS encoding HD domain-containing protein, with translation MNKILTKFRPHALKIKDAGGTLYIVGGAVRRFLMCQTPHDVDFCVCGLTVDTFKDLFPDARQQGNQFPVFVVDDCEFAMARTEKKVCAGYNGFEINSDPSVTIEEDLCRRDLTINSIAIDVITGMIVDPFNGAEDLINGIITPTSDAFKEDPVRVIRAARFMCEYPTFRASPTLIMYMLDLVHEIKLISDDHKFSELKKVFSSPKPSRYFNILNLGHALYITFPEIYSLIGIPQAHHSDGDAFEHTMRVLDDCRELTDDPVCLFAALTHDLGKATTPTEILPAHHDHETRSVEIIDKIDWVPNEWKYFAKVFAADHMRGHRFREMRRGKRVSLLERIHKSNRGLEGFCKVLYADKPTPGTMRDIALMHATYAKIYSISGDDLPATTPKGEAFGKVLHQKRVEMI, from the coding sequence TTGAACAAAATATTAACTAAATTCAGACCACACGCACTTAAAATAAAAGATGCAGGTGGTACATTATACATAGTAGGTGGAGCAGTACGCCGCTTTTTAATGTGCCAAACTCCCCATGACGTTGATTTTTGTGTATGTGGATTGACAGTAGATACGTTTAAAGACTTGTTTCCAGATGCACGCCAACAGGGGAACCAGTTTCCTGTTTTTGTGGTAGACGATTGTGAGTTTGCTATGGCACGTACTGAAAAAAAGGTGTGCGCAGGATATAACGGATTTGAAATTAATTCAGATCCGTCTGTAACAATTGAAGAAGATCTTTGTAGAAGAGATCTGACAATCAATTCAATTGCAATAGACGTAATTACAGGTATGATTGTAGATCCGTTCAACGGGGCAGAGGATCTTATAAATGGGATAATAACTCCAACATCAGACGCATTCAAAGAAGACCCGGTAAGAGTTATTAGGGCGGCGAGATTTATGTGTGAATATCCCACGTTCAGAGCATCACCAACGTTGATTATGTATATGTTAGATCTGGTACATGAAATTAAATTGATATCTGATGACCACAAATTTTCCGAACTAAAAAAGGTATTTTCATCTCCAAAACCATCTAGATATTTTAACATTTTAAATTTGGGGCACGCTCTATACATTACATTTCCTGAAATATATTCATTGATAGGAATCCCACAAGCTCATCATAGCGATGGAGACGCTTTTGAGCATACTATGAGAGTGCTTGATGATTGTCGAGAATTAACCGATGATCCGGTTTGCTTATTCGCGGCACTCACCCATGATTTAGGCAAAGCTACAACCCCGACAGAAATTTTACCAGCACACCACGACCATGAAACAAGAAGCGTGGAGATTATTGATAAAATAGATTGGGTTCCAAATGAATGGAAATATTTTGCTAAGGTCTTTGCAGCCGACCACATGAGGGGGCACAGATTCAGAGAAATGAGGAGAGGTAAGAGAGTATCACTACTTGAAAGAATACATAAGTCTAACAGAGGATTAGAGGGTTTTTGCAAAGTCTTATATGCAGACAAACCTACTCCTGGCACAATGAGGGACATTGCTTTAATGCATGCAACTTACGCGAAGATTTACTCTATTTCTGGAGACGATTTGCCCGCCACAACTCCAAAAGGCGAAGCTTTCGGAAAGGTATTACATCAGAAAAGAGTAGAGATGATATAA
- a CDS encoding B12-binding domain-containing radical SAM protein, whose protein sequence is MIDRNHILLLQAPTPGPQNRIVAKPSAIPPLGLGYIASFLLNDGFEVRISDMDVEDVNVRELQQILESFSPIVVGISTTTLTFKNGLRVAKTVKHFLPTCIVCLGGPHVTVNYHEALNYPFVDIVVRGEGEITFLELCRAAAKENKLPLNIEGTAVRSKDEIITLPRRARIINLDALPFPARHLMPLHLYNIPGTILTSRGCPSNCGFCAGPVVMERKYIARSAKNVIAEVQMCIDKFRITSFYFVDDTMTHDTQRLMDICDGLRQIKIPPSITRNLKWTCESRADAVTPEILQDMRSAGCTTIQFGMESGSQQLLDQLGKKITLKQIENAVIWSREAGISPVLSMVFPHPNETEKTLQETFNFIRRLYEIGAEKIIPSLLTLFPGTRFMDQREKLGIKLLTNDTEEYNLGTPILTTRYLDLNSIANGYSQLLMLTQNLGGNEIGGIGIDDEQNNFSHP, encoded by the coding sequence ATGATTGATCGAAATCATATTCTATTGTTGCAGGCGCCAACTCCAGGACCACAAAACCGTATCGTAGCCAAGCCATCTGCAATTCCTCCTCTAGGTCTTGGCTATATTGCATCTTTTTTGCTAAATGATGGTTTTGAAGTACGTATTTCAGATATGGACGTTGAAGATGTTAATGTTAGAGAACTCCAGCAGATTCTCGAATCGTTCTCTCCCATTGTTGTGGGAATTTCAACCACAACATTGACATTTAAAAACGGCTTGCGAGTTGCAAAAACAGTAAAACACTTTCTACCAACGTGTATAGTCTGCCTTGGTGGGCCACATGTAACTGTTAATTATCACGAAGCATTAAATTATCCTTTTGTAGATATTGTAGTCCGAGGCGAAGGTGAAATTACTTTTCTAGAGTTGTGCCGTGCTGCAGCAAAAGAAAATAAGCTCCCACTCAACATTGAAGGTACAGCTGTACGTTCTAAAGATGAGATAATAACTCTGCCAAGAAGAGCAAGAATAATCAATTTAGATGCATTACCATTTCCTGCTAGGCACTTAATGCCTCTACATCTTTATAACATACCAGGTACCATCCTTACAAGTCGTGGTTGCCCCTCAAACTGCGGTTTTTGTGCTGGTCCGGTGGTAATGGAAAGGAAATATATTGCACGTAGCGCAAAAAATGTAATTGCAGAAGTGCAAATGTGCATAGATAAATTCCGTATAACATCTTTTTATTTTGTTGATGATACCATGACTCACGATACACAGCGTTTGATGGATATCTGCGATGGGCTTCGCCAAATAAAAATTCCTCCATCAATTACCCGAAATCTTAAGTGGACCTGCGAATCCCGTGCTGATGCCGTTACTCCAGAAATACTGCAAGACATGAGGAGTGCTGGTTGTACAACTATCCAATTTGGCATGGAGTCAGGATCACAACAGCTACTAGATCAGCTTGGCAAAAAAATTACTTTAAAGCAAATAGAAAATGCCGTTATATGGTCTCGAGAAGCAGGGATTAGTCCAGTTTTAAGCATGGTTTTCCCTCATCCTAACGAAACAGAAAAAACACTTCAGGAGACGTTCAATTTCATAAGAAGGTTATATGAAATTGGTGCGGAGAAGATAATCCCTTCATTGCTAACGTTATTCCCAGGAACCCGCTTTATGGATCAAAGGGAAAAACTTGGAATAAAACTACTTACAAATGATACCGAAGAGTACAACCTCGGAACTCCTATCCTCACAACGCGTTATTTAGATTTAAATTCAATTGCCAATGGTTATTCTCAACTTTTGATGCTAACACAAAATTTAGGTGGTAATGAAATAGGAGGAATTGGTATCGATGATGAACAGAACAATTTTTCTCATCCATGA
- a CDS encoding PqqD family protein, translating to MLLSQKYENFLKKVPRRTNECWLGDIYKDDEIYVCGYKFLVCFEETALRIWQLMDGSRTILELVEQLCREYAPVNESKVLEDTISYIMQLEKIGLAAWLSRPLFEEVQLDD from the coding sequence ATGTTGTTGTCACAGAAATATGAGAATTTCCTCAAAAAAGTGCCTAGGCGTACAAATGAATGCTGGCTAGGAGACATATATAAAGATGATGAAATATATGTATGTGGTTATAAGTTTCTTGTATGCTTTGAGGAAACAGCCTTGCGGATCTGGCAACTAATGGATGGAAGCAGAACAATTCTAGAGTTGGTAGAACAATTATGTAGGGAATATGCTCCAGTTAACGAAAGTAAAGTTCTTGAAGACACAATCAGTTATATAATGCAGCTTGAAAAAATAGGTTTAGCTGCATGGCTTTCACGTCCCCTTTTTGAGGAGGTTCAATTAGATGATTGA
- a CDS encoding IS1 family transposase (programmed frameshift): protein MNCPRCNSSTHKKNGIVFGRQRYKCHDCGYNYTVEVKSTSISPSVKRQALQLYLEGLGFRSIGRFLGVSHVSVQKWIKKFGQELEDLKSENEISIVEMDEMHTYIGNKKYCWIWIAVDRVGKKFINCSFGNRGTETGQLIWEKLKQKEIGEVMTDHWRAYAEFLPENIHIQSKAETYTVEGFNGILRHFLARLRRKTKCYTKSIEMLKYSVLLLMKHRNKEIAIIS from the exons ATGAACTGCCCAAGATGTAATAGTTCCACTCACAAAAAGAATGGTATAGTTTTTGGACGTCAACGCTACAAATGCCATGATTGTGGATATAACTATACCGTAGAGGTAAAATCAACTTCTATCTCCCCTTCTGTTAAGAGACAGGCTTTGCAACTCTATCTTGAAGGGTTAGGATTTCGCTCAATAGGACGATTTTTAGGGGTAAGTCATGTTTCTGTCCAAAAATGGATAAAGAAATTTGGTCAGGAGTTAGAGGACCTAAAAAGTGAAAATGAGATATCTATTGTTGAAATGGATGAGATGCACACTTACATCGGTAAC AAAAAATATTGCTGGATCTGGATTGCTGTTGATAGAGTTGGGAAAAAATTCATCAACTGCTCTTTTGGGAACAGAGGAACGGAAACTGGACAACTAATATGGGAAAAATTAAAGCAGAAAGAGATTGGAGAAGTGATGACAGATCACTGGAGAGCATATGCAGAGTTTCTTCCAGAAAATATTCATATTCAATCCAAAGCCGAAACGTATACAGTTGAAGGATTTAATGGCATATTGAGGCACTTTCTGGCAAGGTTGAGACGAAAGACAAAATGTTATACGAAGAGTATTGAAATGCTAAAGTACTCTGTTCTTCTATTGATGAAACACAGAAATAAAGAGATCGCTATAATTAGTTAA
- a CDS encoding DUF2119 domain-containing protein — protein sequence MNTDRIENSGGIENSEAIKNSEATENCKSIKNSEATENCKSIKSSETIGNSKGKGNPNGKENSEDSFFGKHECTEMRSDSYPDARMRIYGHGKPVRLFVAGLHGDEWKDTTGLLKRIKPPETGSLALIPLVDCGKYISTLNPHYYPETGKKIIRAIEELKPEIYIELHSYSGENIDKLAGKNRLELIGVPAYSILKEGVLLGSVSPWVRRKYFPKEALCLSFELRKGSVESRKFAAHMLEVLKEIQSRDEFIEYMKKEYPAQAKKAMEDYLQFYGET from the coding sequence ATGAATACTGACAGAATAGAGAATTCAGGCGGAATAGAGAATTCTGAAGCAATAAAGAATTCTGAAGCAACAGAGAATTGTAAATCAATAAAGAATTCTGAAGCAACAGAGAATTGTAAATCAATAAAGAGTTCTGAAACAATAGGGAATTCTAAAGGAAAAGGGAACCCCAACGGAAAAGAGAACTCAGAGGATTCTTTTTTCGGCAAGCACGAATGCACAGAAATGCGATCAGATTCGTATCCTGATGCCAGAATGAGAATTTACGGTCATGGGAAACCGGTTCGGCTCTTTGTTGCAGGCCTTCATGGAGATGAATGGAAAGACACAACTGGCCTCCTGAAGAGAATCAAACCTCCTGAAACTGGTTCTCTGGCTCTGATTCCACTTGTAGACTGCGGAAAGTACATTTCAACCCTTAACCCGCATTACTACCCCGAAACTGGAAAAAAGATCATCAGGGCGATTGAAGAATTAAAGCCTGAAATTTACATTGAGCTTCACTCCTATTCCGGTGAAAATATAGATAAACTGGCCGGAAAGAACAGGCTTGAACTCATAGGAGTGCCTGCTTACAGCATCCTCAAAGAAGGAGTACTACTTGGTTCGGTCTCTCCCTGGGTTAGAAGAAAGTATTTTCCTAAAGAGGCCCTCTGCCTTTCTTTTGAACTTCGAAAAGGAAGTGTGGAATCAAGAAAATTTGCCGCCCACATGCTTGAAGTTCTAAAGGAAATTCAATCAAGGGACGAATTCATTGAATATATGAAAAAAGAGTATCCTGCTCAGGCGAAGAAGGCAATGGAAGATTACCTGCAGTTTTACGGAGAAACATGA
- a CDS encoding S4 domain-containing protein, with the protein MRLDAYIVDMGHFKSRGRAKKAILAGNVKVNGAVITKASRDVSTDDIIEVTEGLDQPQGYFKLKLIQEESGILKPGDEVLDLGSSAGGFLLFASEIVGHIKGIEFSKDFRSELGKIAYEKENVEVIFGDVFTIPLNLLSDEPVDVILSDMTLEPEDSIKALSRVLPLLKPGGKLLQVIKIPKKKNPKPILSKIENLGLEIQQVINPKKQEIYVVTRKPLPEEKESLTEDQPEKNEF; encoded by the coding sequence ATGAGACTGGATGCGTACATTGTAGATATGGGCCATTTCAAGTCAAGGGGTCGAGCCAAGAAGGCTATCCTTGCCGGAAATGTTAAGGTAAACGGCGCGGTGATAACAAAGGCCTCCCGAGACGTGTCTACTGATGATATAATCGAGGTTACTGAGGGCCTGGATCAGCCTCAGGGCTATTTCAAACTTAAGCTTATTCAGGAAGAAAGCGGGATTCTTAAGCCTGGAGATGAAGTGCTTGACCTTGGCTCCAGTGCAGGCGGCTTTCTTCTTTTTGCCTCGGAAATTGTAGGCCATATAAAAGGCATAGAGTTCAGCAAGGACTTCAGAAGCGAACTTGGAAAAATTGCATACGAAAAGGAAAATGTTGAGGTAATATTCGGAGATGTCTTCACCATACCCCTGAATTTGCTCTCAGACGAGCCCGTGGATGTGATTCTTTCGGATATGACCCTCGAACCTGAGGACTCAATCAAGGCTCTTTCGAGAGTGCTGCCTCTGCTGAAACCTGGGGGAAAGCTGCTTCAGGTTATCAAAATTCCGAAAAAGAAGAACCCAAAACCGATCCTGAGTAAAATCGAGAACCTTGGACTTGAAATTCAGCAGGTTATTAATCCCAAAAAACAGGAAATTTATGTGGTCACAAGAAAACCCCTTCCCGAAGAGAAAGAATCGCTTACAGAAGATCAGCCCGAAAAAAATGAGTTTTGA
- a CDS encoding MarR family transcriptional regulator codes for MKKWTIIILKNLKECEFLEEYNDITCNVFLYLKKINFLGNPTISELAKAMEVSKPSASNMVSKMVEKGLLKTKAYQKN; via the coding sequence TTGAAAAAATGGACCATCATTATTTTAAAAAATTTAAAAGAATGTGAATTCTTAGAGGAATACAATGATATCACCTGCAATGTCTTCCTCTATCTCAAAAAAATTAATTTCCTGGGCAATCCCACGATCTCCGAACTGGCAAAGGCCATGGAGGTCAGCAAACCCTCTGCCAGCAACATGGTTTCTAAAATGGTGGAAAAAGGTCTGCTGAAAACAAAGGCTTATCAGAAAAACTGA